The proteins below are encoded in one region of Micromonospora pisi:
- a CDS encoding Fpg/Nei family DNA glycosylase — protein sequence MPELPEVEALGAYLRERAVGRRVERLEIAAISALKTYDPAPTAATGRPVIGAGRYGKFLDVRFDGGLHLVVHLARAGWLHYREAFPSTAPLKPGKGPIAVRVRLDDSSGFDLTEAGTQKKLAAYLVTDPVQVPGVARLGPDALAADLPLFSERLRSRRGQVKGVITDQEIISGVGNAYSDEILHMAQLSPFAITDRLTDGQFATLHTATRQVLGDAVARSVGQRAAELKGEKRSGLRVHGRAGLPCPVCGDTVREVSFADSSLQYCPSCQTGGKPLADRRLSRLVR from the coding sequence GTGCCCGAACTGCCTGAGGTAGAGGCGCTCGGCGCCTACCTGCGCGAGCGTGCGGTGGGACGCCGGGTGGAGCGGCTGGAGATCGCCGCCATCAGCGCCCTGAAGACGTACGACCCCGCGCCCACTGCCGCGACCGGTCGCCCGGTGATCGGTGCCGGCCGGTACGGCAAGTTTCTCGACGTCCGCTTCGACGGCGGCCTGCACCTGGTGGTCCACCTCGCCCGGGCCGGCTGGCTGCACTACCGGGAGGCGTTCCCCTCGACCGCCCCCCTCAAGCCCGGCAAGGGCCCGATCGCGGTACGGGTACGACTCGACGACAGCTCCGGCTTCGACCTGACCGAGGCCGGTACGCAGAAGAAGCTCGCCGCGTACCTGGTCACCGACCCGGTGCAGGTGCCCGGGGTGGCCCGACTCGGCCCGGACGCGCTCGCCGCCGACCTTCCACTCTTCAGCGAACGGTTACGTTCCCGACGCGGGCAGGTCAAGGGCGTGATCACCGACCAGGAGATCATTTCCGGGGTGGGCAACGCCTACTCGGACGAGATCCTGCACATGGCCCAGCTCTCCCCGTTCGCGATCACCGACCGGCTCACCGACGGCCAGTTCGCCACCCTGCACACCGCGACCCGTCAGGTGCTCGGGGACGCGGTGGCGCGGTCGGTGGGACAACGGGCCGCCGAACTGAAGGGAGAGAAGCGCTCCGGGCTGCGGGTGCACGGCCGCGCCGGGCTTCCCTGCCCGGTCTGCGGCGACACGGTGCGTGAGGTCTCCTTCGCTGATTCGAGCCTGCAGTACTGCCCGAGTTGCCAGACCGGAGGCAAGCCCCTCGCCGACCGCCGACTATCCCGACTTGTGCGTTAG
- a CDS encoding glycosyltransferase family 4 protein yields MKVVVAHNRYREAQPSGENTMVDLEIAQLTAAGVEVVPFLRSSDEIPAMSKGAKALLPISPIYAPQAQRDLSRLIETHRPDVLHLHNPYPLLSPWVVRTAHQHGVPVVQTVHNYRQVCSSGLYFRDKGICHDCRGRALGVPAIVHRCYRGSRVQSALMATTLAVHRPTWRSVDRFIALTSAVADHLREYGIADDRIVIKPNAIPDPGEPAPLGEGFLFYGRLSPEKGLGLLLDAWRQHPEGTLGPLRIAGDGELRPLAEAAARERSDVEYLGPLDRPGVWAAVRSTAVVVAVPTWHDVLPTVVIEALAAGRPVLGTALGGVPYLIGMDHPAGAAGWVVPPDPAALAAALPTARAGAAALSPLARARYEHTFRPEVVTTQLLATYASLTTP; encoded by the coding sequence GTGAAGGTGGTCGTTGCGCACAACCGGTATCGCGAAGCCCAGCCGTCCGGCGAGAACACCATGGTCGATCTGGAGATCGCGCAGCTCACTGCGGCCGGGGTCGAGGTCGTCCCCTTCCTGCGAAGCTCGGACGAGATCCCGGCGATGTCGAAGGGCGCGAAGGCGCTGCTGCCGATCTCGCCGATCTACGCGCCACAGGCGCAGCGGGACCTGAGCCGGCTGATCGAGACGCACCGGCCGGACGTGTTGCATCTGCACAACCCGTACCCGTTGCTCTCGCCCTGGGTGGTGCGGACCGCGCACCAGCACGGCGTGCCGGTGGTGCAGACGGTGCACAACTACCGACAGGTCTGCTCTTCCGGGCTGTACTTCCGGGATAAGGGTATTTGTCATGATTGTCGCGGTCGGGCGCTCGGCGTGCCGGCGATCGTGCACCGCTGCTACCGGGGATCACGGGTGCAGAGCGCGCTGATGGCGACCACGCTCGCCGTACACCGGCCGACCTGGCGCTCGGTCGACCGCTTCATCGCGCTCACCTCCGCCGTCGCCGACCACCTACGCGAGTACGGCATTGCCGACGACCGGATCGTGATCAAACCCAACGCGATCCCCGACCCCGGCGAGCCGGCCCCGCTGGGCGAAGGCTTCCTCTTCTACGGCCGGCTCTCCCCCGAGAAGGGGCTCGGCCTGCTGCTCGACGCGTGGCGGCAACACCCAGAGGGCACACTCGGGCCGCTGCGGATCGCCGGCGACGGGGAACTGCGGCCACTCGCCGAGGCAGCCGCCCGGGAACGCTCCGACGTCGAGTACCTCGGGCCGTTGGACCGGCCCGGGGTCTGGGCGGCGGTCCGCTCCACCGCCGTCGTCGTAGCGGTCCCCACCTGGCACGACGTACTGCCGACGGTGGTGATCGAGGCGCTCGCCGCAGGCCGGCCGGTGCTCGGTACGGCGCTCGGCGGCGTGCCGTACCTGATCGGCATGGACCACCCGGCGGGTGCGGCGGGCTGGGTGGTGCCGCCGGACCCGGCCGCGCTCGCCGCGGCGCTCCCCACCGCGCGCGCCGGTGCGGCGGCGCTCTCCCCGCTCGCCCGCGCCCGCTACGAACACACCTTCCGCCCCGAGGTCGTCACCACCCAACTCCTCGCCACCTACGCCTCCCTAACCACCCCCTGA
- a CDS encoding CDP-alcohol phosphatidyltransferase family protein — translation MHSATTSAELSRPTAADFYRVNRGGGLFSEALSQRLGAAFALAGHRFGLSPTALTLGNLALGLSASIAVVALAGPVADGDVPAWVVGLIALVCWQVAYSLDCADGQLARVTGRGSPAGARVDILADVASQIALVSALGATAVAQRPSTPVWLIAAFAGTWMVNLVTSVMQAGPNHASMVSSTSLPVRVVKLIRDYGAVIFVAALVLLLVPAATIWLIAAFTLINGGFLLASIAFSARASLH, via the coding sequence ATGCACTCCGCGACCACCTCAGCTGAGCTGTCCCGTCCGACCGCCGCCGACTTCTACCGGGTGAACCGGGGCGGTGGCCTGTTCAGCGAGGCGCTCAGCCAGCGCCTCGGCGCCGCCTTCGCGCTGGCCGGGCACCGGTTCGGGCTAAGCCCGACCGCGTTGACCCTGGGCAACCTGGCCCTCGGTCTGTCCGCCTCGATCGCCGTGGTGGCACTCGCCGGGCCGGTGGCCGACGGAGACGTACCGGCCTGGGTGGTCGGGCTGATCGCGCTGGTCTGCTGGCAGGTGGCGTACTCCCTGGACTGCGCCGACGGGCAGCTCGCCCGGGTGACCGGGCGGGGCAGTCCGGCCGGCGCCCGGGTGGACATCCTCGCCGACGTGGCGTCGCAGATCGCGCTGGTGTCAGCGCTCGGTGCGACCGCGGTGGCGCAACGCCCGAGCACCCCGGTCTGGCTGATCGCGGCGTTCGCCGGCACCTGGATGGTCAACCTGGTCACCTCGGTGATGCAGGCCGGCCCGAACCACGCCAGCATGGTCAGCTCCACCAGCCTGCCGGTCCGGGTGGTGAAGCTGATCCGCGACTACGGCGCGGTGATCTTCGTGGCCGCCCTGGTCCTGCTCCTCGTCCCGGCCGCGACCATCTGGCTCATTGCCGCCTTCACCCTGATCAACGGCGGTTTCCTCCTCGCCAGCATCGCCTTCTCCGCCCGCGCCTCCCTCCACTAA
- a CDS encoding iron-containing alcohol dehydrogenase family protein yields MPLLARTVNTPLVIEVRRGAVADLGPLLADRRISAGGDVAVVVGPGQGERIVELIRPTLGSADVFTVAGGTLDAALELGDKLHARSYDAVVGIGGGKTIDTAKYAATRYAIPMVTVATSLANDGIASPVASLDHEGRRGSYGVHIPIAIVVDLDFVENGPDRQTQAGIGDAVSNINAVADWELAHVARAEPIDGLAVTLARTGAEALVNHPGKITDDGFLTALAEALILGGISMSVCGSSRPASGSCHEISHAIDTLYPGTGSHGEQVGLGALFCTFLRGDPERFGQLATCLHRHGLATTPADLGLTVEQFAEAVTYAPRTRPDRYTILEHLALTPTAIRERLADYADALRDHLS; encoded by the coding sequence ATGCCGCTGCTCGCCCGTACGGTCAACACACCGCTGGTCATCGAGGTGCGCCGTGGCGCCGTCGCCGACCTCGGCCCACTCCTCGCCGACCGGCGGATCTCCGCCGGTGGCGACGTGGCGGTCGTGGTCGGCCCGGGACAGGGCGAACGGATCGTCGAGCTGATCCGCCCCACCCTCGGCTCCGCCGACGTCTTCACCGTCGCCGGTGGCACCCTCGACGCCGCCCTCGAACTCGGCGACAAACTGCACGCCCGGTCGTACGACGCCGTGGTCGGCATCGGCGGCGGCAAGACAATCGACACCGCCAAGTACGCCGCCACCCGCTACGCCATTCCGATGGTGACCGTGGCTACCAGCCTGGCCAACGACGGGATCGCCTCCCCGGTCGCCTCACTCGACCACGAGGGGCGACGCGGCTCGTACGGAGTGCACATCCCGATCGCGATCGTGGTCGACCTCGACTTCGTCGAGAACGGGCCGGACCGGCAGACCCAGGCCGGCATCGGTGACGCGGTCAGCAACATCAACGCGGTCGCCGACTGGGAACTGGCCCACGTCGCACGCGCCGAGCCGATCGACGGGCTCGCCGTGACATTGGCCCGTACCGGTGCGGAGGCACTGGTCAACCACCCCGGCAAGATCACCGACGATGGTTTCCTCACCGCCCTGGCCGAGGCGTTGATCCTCGGTGGCATCTCGATGTCGGTCTGCGGTTCGAGCCGGCCGGCCAGCGGCAGTTGCCACGAGATCTCGCACGCCATCGACACGCTCTACCCCGGCACCGGGTCGCACGGCGAGCAGGTCGGGCTCGGCGCCCTGTTCTGCACCTTCCTGCGCGGCGACCCGGAACGGTTCGGCCAGCTCGCCACCTGCCTGCACCGGCACGGGCTCGCCACCACCCCGGCGGATCTGGGGCTCACGGTCGAGCAGTTCGCCGAGGCGGTGACGTACGCGCCGCGCACCCGGCCGGACCGCTACACGATCCTGGAACACCTCGCCCTGACTCCGACCGCGATCCGTGAGCGGCTGGCAGACTACGCCGATGCACTCCGCGACCACCTCAGCTGA
- a CDS encoding sugar phosphate nucleotidyltransferase: MIGLVLAAGAGRRLRPYTDTLPKALIPVDGGTTILDIALHNLAEVGLTEVVVVVGYAAAEVEKRQSALEERHGVKLTLVHNDKAEEWNNAYSLWLARDHFARGALLVNGDTVHPVSVEHTLLANRGPGILLAIDDVKKLADEEMKTIFDADGQLTKITKLMDPSDAYGEYIGATLIEASAAPALADALEATWRRDPNLYYEDGYQEYAIRGGEVRGTPIGDVEWVEVDNHADLTRAREITSWQWAPQDGTQDPTSDR; the protein is encoded by the coding sequence ATGATCGGTTTGGTGCTTGCCGCAGGGGCGGGGCGCCGGTTGCGCCCGTACACCGACACCCTGCCGAAGGCGCTCATCCCGGTCGACGGCGGGACAACCATCCTCGATATCGCGCTGCACAACCTCGCCGAGGTCGGGCTGACCGAGGTCGTCGTGGTGGTCGGCTACGCCGCCGCCGAGGTGGAGAAGCGGCAGTCGGCGCTGGAGGAGCGGCACGGGGTCAAGCTCACCCTGGTGCACAACGACAAGGCCGAGGAGTGGAACAACGCGTACTCGCTCTGGCTGGCCCGGGACCACTTCGCCCGGGGCGCGCTGCTGGTCAACGGTGACACCGTGCACCCGGTGAGCGTGGAGCACACCCTGCTCGCCAACCGTGGTCCGGGCATCCTGCTCGCCATCGACGACGTCAAGAAGCTGGCCGACGAGGAGATGAAGACGATCTTCGACGCGGACGGGCAACTCACGAAGATCACCAAGCTGATGGACCCGTCGGACGCGTACGGGGAGTACATCGGCGCCACCCTGATCGAGGCCTCGGCCGCCCCCGCGCTGGCCGACGCGCTGGAGGCCACCTGGCGCCGGGACCCGAACCTCTACTACGAGGACGGCTACCAGGAGTACGCGATCCGGGGCGGAGAGGTACGCGGCACCCCGATCGGTGACGTGGAGTGGGTCGAGGTCGACAACCACGCCGACCTGACCCGGGCACGGGAGATCACCAGTTGGCAGTGGGCGCCGCAGGACGGCACCCAGGACCCCACCTCGGACAGGTAG
- a CDS encoding NUDIX hydrolase produces MPTEPLRCAGALIVDDDGRIFFQRRSPQRKLFPDTWDIVGGHVEPGEGIEDALYREVTEETGWTVSIVLGLVGEYTYIPDDGLTRVETDFLVRVDGDLSRPRLEEGKHTEFRWLGEHEIGVLDEHRDVNDGLIRRIAEDGFAALHAIGL; encoded by the coding sequence GTGCCCACCGAGCCCCTCCGGTGCGCCGGAGCCCTGATCGTCGACGACGACGGTCGGATCTTCTTCCAGCGCCGGTCCCCGCAGCGCAAGCTCTTCCCCGACACCTGGGACATCGTCGGCGGCCACGTCGAACCCGGTGAGGGGATCGAGGACGCGCTGTACCGGGAGGTGACCGAGGAGACCGGCTGGACCGTCTCGATCGTGCTCGGCCTGGTGGGCGAGTACACCTACATCCCCGACGACGGCCTCACCCGGGTGGAGACCGACTTCCTGGTCCGGGTCGACGGTGATCTCTCCCGGCCCCGGCTGGAGGAGGGCAAACACACCGAGTTCCGCTGGCTGGGGGAGCACGAGATCGGTGTGCTGGACGAGCACCGCGACGTCAACGACGGGCTGATCCGCCGGATCGCCGAGGACGGCTTCGCCGCGCTACACGCGATCGGCCTCTGA
- a CDS encoding PLP-dependent aminotransferase family protein, with protein MTAEQLISFARGAPSLDIIDIEGLKAAAVRALDADPAGVTAYGTSLGYPPLREWIAKKHGVAVDQVLVTNGSLQADAFLFEHLVQPGDAVVVERPTYDRTLLNLQAQGGDLHSVTIHPDGLDTDELGKLLESGVRPKLAHIIPNYQNPAGVTLSLEKRRALLALAVEYGFTIFEDDPYADIRFRGEKLPSMLSLDEHGVVVHASSFTKTVCPGVRVGYLVGPAALIAEIAKKATNLYISPGMFAQATVYQFCVSGDIDRSIAKVSSALGERSRLLAEALRAQIPGVRFYEPDGGYFLWIELPPDVLVDRLAPAAAERGVAVVKGSDFLVEGGHHALRLAYSAVTADQVEEGVRRLAAAVDEVRGQR; from the coding sequence ATGACTGCCGAGCAGCTGATCTCTTTTGCCCGTGGCGCGCCGTCGCTGGACATCATCGATATCGAGGGGCTGAAGGCCGCGGCCGTACGCGCGCTGGACGCGGACCCGGCGGGCGTGACCGCCTACGGTACGTCGTTGGGCTACCCGCCCTTGCGCGAGTGGATCGCGAAGAAGCATGGCGTCGCGGTGGACCAGGTGCTGGTGACCAATGGTTCGTTGCAGGCCGACGCGTTCCTCTTCGAGCACCTGGTCCAGCCCGGCGACGCGGTGGTGGTGGAGCGGCCGACGTACGACCGGACCCTGCTGAATCTTCAGGCGCAGGGTGGCGATCTGCACTCGGTGACGATCCACCCGGACGGTCTCGACACCGACGAGCTCGGCAAGCTGCTCGAGTCGGGGGTACGCCCGAAGCTGGCGCACATCATCCCGAACTACCAGAACCCGGCCGGGGTGACCCTCTCGCTGGAGAAGCGGCGGGCGCTGCTCGCCCTGGCCGTCGAGTACGGCTTCACGATCTTCGAGGACGACCCGTACGCGGACATCCGGTTCCGGGGCGAGAAGCTGCCGTCGATGCTCTCCCTCGACGAGCACGGTGTGGTGGTGCACGCGTCCAGCTTCACCAAGACGGTCTGCCCGGGGGTCCGGGTCGGCTACCTGGTCGGGCCGGCGGCGCTGATCGCTGAGATCGCCAAGAAGGCCACCAACCTGTACATCTCGCCGGGGATGTTCGCCCAGGCGACGGTCTACCAGTTCTGTGTCTCCGGTGACATCGACCGGTCGATCGCGAAGGTCAGCTCGGCTCTGGGTGAGCGTTCCCGGCTGCTGGCGGAGGCGTTGCGCGCGCAGATCCCGGGTGTCCGGTTCTACGAGCCGGACGGGGGTTACTTCCTCTGGATCGAGTTGCCGCCGGACGTTCTGGTCGACCGGCTGGCGCCGGCTGCCGCCGAGCGGGGCGTCGCCGTGGTGAAGGGAAGCGACTTCCTGGTGGAGGGCGGGCACCACGCGCTCCGGTTGGCCTACTCGGCGGTCACGGCCGACCAGGTCGAAGAGGGTGTACGCCGGCTGGCTGCCGCCGTCGACGAGGTGCGTGGCCAGCGCTGA
- the corA gene encoding magnesium/cobalt transporter CorA: MAERLDQDGAGVDGRLRVRPRSWIAPVRAMGRRLNADPAHPGSPAPGVTRTGVVDCGLYVDGVRQPGDWDYASAFAAAEEQAADGRSSFVWLGLHEPAQTEMAGIAETYGLHELAVEDAVKAEQRPKLERFGEVSFLVLRTARYVEHGELTETSEVVETGQVMLFIGPRFVISVRHGDACRLAAVRADLEGKKELLAQGPWAVAYAVTDRVVDLYMEVADQVEVDLDTLEAQVFSLKAHGRIQRIYQMKRELVEFKRAVVPLQRPLMMLTGTVNRDVPKEVRRYFRDVQDHLTRTVEQVNSYDDLLNSILQARLAQVTVDQNNDMRKIAAWAGIAAVWTAIAGIYGMNFTHMPETQWKYGYPVVLAVMLAISLVLYRWFRRNRWL; the protein is encoded by the coding sequence ATGGCAGAGCGACTCGATCAGGACGGGGCGGGTGTCGACGGGCGGCTTCGGGTCCGCCCACGCTCCTGGATAGCGCCGGTCCGAGCGATGGGACGAAGGCTGAACGCCGACCCCGCCCACCCCGGTTCGCCGGCCCCCGGAGTGACCCGGACCGGGGTGGTGGACTGCGGGCTCTACGTCGACGGGGTGCGGCAGCCCGGCGACTGGGACTACGCCTCCGCCTTCGCCGCGGCAGAGGAACAGGCCGCCGACGGCAGGTCGTCCTTCGTCTGGCTCGGCCTGCACGAACCGGCGCAGACCGAGATGGCCGGCATCGCGGAGACGTACGGGCTGCACGAACTGGCGGTGGAGGACGCGGTCAAGGCCGAGCAGCGGCCGAAGCTGGAGCGGTTCGGCGAGGTCAGCTTCCTGGTACTCCGTACCGCCCGCTACGTCGAGCACGGTGAACTGACCGAGACCTCCGAGGTGGTCGAGACCGGCCAGGTGATGCTCTTCATCGGCCCCCGCTTCGTGATCAGCGTGCGGCACGGTGACGCCTGCCGGCTCGCTGCGGTCCGGGCCGACCTGGAGGGCAAGAAGGAGCTGCTGGCGCAGGGGCCGTGGGCGGTGGCGTACGCCGTCACCGACCGGGTGGTCGACCTCTACATGGAGGTGGCCGACCAGGTCGAGGTCGACCTGGACACCCTGGAGGCGCAGGTCTTCTCGCTCAAGGCACACGGCCGGATCCAGCGGATCTACCAGATGAAGCGCGAACTGGTCGAGTTCAAGCGGGCCGTGGTGCCACTGCAACGCCCGCTGATGATGCTGACCGGCACGGTCAACCGGGACGTACCCAAGGAGGTACGTCGCTACTTCCGGGACGTCCAGGACCATTTGACCCGCACCGTGGAACAGGTCAACTCCTACGACGACCTGCTCAACTCGATCCTGCAGGCGCGGCTCGCCCAGGTGACCGTCGACCAGAACAACGACATGCGCAAGATCGCTGCCTGGGCCGGTATCGCCGCCGTCTGGACCGCGATCGCCGGCATCTACGGCATGAACTTCACCCACATGCCGGAGACCCAGTGGAAGTACGGCTACCCGGTGGTGCTCGCCGTGATGCTCGCCATCTCGCTGGTGTTGTACCGCTGGTTCCGGCGCAACCGCTGGCTCTGA
- a CDS encoding peptidylprolyl isomerase: protein MAEAIYATLQTNAGPIRLELFPNHAPKTVRNFVELAEGTKEYTDPRTGQPGSGPYYDGTISHRVISGFMIQMGDPTGTGRGGPGFNFGDEFHPELRFDRPYLLAMANAGPGTNGSQFFITVGPTPHLNNRHTIFGQVADEDSAKVVDSIANTPTGPGDRPVQDVVIERVQIERIGA, encoded by the coding sequence GTGGCCGAGGCCATTTACGCCACCCTGCAGACCAACGCCGGTCCGATCCGGCTCGAACTTTTCCCGAACCACGCGCCGAAGACGGTGCGCAACTTCGTCGAGCTCGCCGAGGGCACGAAGGAGTACACCGACCCGCGCACCGGGCAGCCGGGCAGCGGGCCGTACTACGACGGCACCATCTCGCACCGGGTGATCAGCGGCTTCATGATCCAGATGGGTGACCCGACCGGCACCGGCCGTGGCGGCCCGGGCTTCAACTTCGGTGACGAGTTCCACCCGGAGCTGCGGTTCGACCGTCCGTACCTGCTGGCGATGGCGAACGCCGGGCCGGGCACCAACGGTTCGCAGTTCTTCATCACGGTCGGCCCGACCCCGCACCTGAACAACCGCCACACCATCTTCGGCCAGGTTGCCGACGAGGACTCGGCCAAGGTCGTCGACTCGATCGCGAACACCCCGACCGGCCCCGGCGACCGCCCGGTGCAGGACGTCGTGATCGAGCGGGTCCAGATCGAGCGTATCGGCGCCTGA
- a CDS encoding rhomboid family intramembrane serine protease, with protein MSESPPTTPVCYRHPGRETWVRCTRCDRPICPDCMREASVGHQCPECVSEGRRSVRPARTAFGGGAAGRAGYVTRTLIGINVLVMLISVALAGGGNSLAGGSGLGGLLGGGTPLTRWGSVLGYAPYVNFGPVHGVAAGEYYRLFTAMFLHYGIIHLLLNMWALWMLGRTLEATLGPLRFLALYLVAGLGGNVAAYLFSAPNAQTVGASTAIFGLFAALFIIMRRLGRDTSAVVPVLVVNLVFTFAVPGISIAGHLGGLVLGALMALVLAYAPRIRRSVFQSAGTAVLLVALIGLTVLRTALLIG; from the coding sequence GTGAGCGAGTCGCCCCCGACGACCCCGGTCTGCTACCGCCATCCGGGTCGGGAGACCTGGGTCCGCTGTACCCGGTGTGACCGGCCCATCTGCCCCGACTGCATGCGCGAGGCATCGGTCGGGCACCAGTGCCCAGAGTGTGTGTCGGAGGGTCGACGCAGCGTGCGGCCGGCGCGTACCGCCTTCGGTGGCGGTGCCGCCGGCCGAGCTGGGTACGTCACCAGGACCCTGATCGGCATCAACGTACTGGTGATGCTGATCTCGGTCGCCCTGGCCGGCGGCGGCAACTCACTGGCCGGCGGTTCCGGCCTCGGCGGCCTCCTCGGCGGCGGCACCCCGCTCACCCGGTGGGGCTCGGTGCTGGGCTACGCGCCGTACGTCAACTTCGGCCCGGTGCACGGGGTGGCGGCGGGCGAGTACTACCGCCTCTTCACGGCCATGTTCCTGCACTACGGCATCATCCACCTGCTGCTGAACATGTGGGCGCTCTGGATGCTCGGCCGGACCCTGGAGGCGACCCTCGGACCACTGCGCTTCCTGGCGCTGTACCTGGTCGCGGGGCTCGGCGGAAACGTGGCCGCCTATCTCTTCTCGGCGCCGAACGCGCAGACGGTGGGGGCGTCGACCGCCATCTTCGGTCTCTTCGCGGCGCTCTTCATCATCATGCGCCGGTTGGGCCGGGACACCTCGGCGGTGGTGCCCGTCCTCGTGGTCAACCTGGTCTTCACCTTCGCGGTGCCGGGCATCTCGATCGCCGGCCACCTCGGCGGGCTGGTCCTCGGTGCCCTGATGGCACTGGTGCTCGCCTACGCCCCCCGGATACGACGCTCGGTGTTCCAGAGCGCCGGCACCGCGGTGCTGCTGGTCGCGTTGATCGGGCTGACCGTGCTCCGAACGGCACTGCTGATCGGCTGA
- a CDS encoding PH domain-containing protein — MHPEQSAQPDPFVTPPRWRVRPALPVVKVVGAVVLVGLGLLLGAGDPVPIGAAVLAAAGLLGWAVRDLVAPVRLALDPTGVTVVRGFAGRRHLDWAEIERIAVDDRPRFGLRTAILELDAGDSLHFFSRYDLDADPGEVAEALRAARFHAGPHPADRPEQD; from the coding sequence GTGCACCCTGAGCAGAGCGCGCAGCCCGACCCGTTCGTCACCCCGCCCCGCTGGCGGGTCCGGCCGGCCCTGCCGGTGGTCAAGGTAGTCGGCGCGGTGGTCCTGGTCGGGCTGGGTCTGCTGCTCGGCGCGGGCGACCCGGTCCCGATCGGGGCGGCCGTGCTCGCCGCCGCAGGGCTGCTCGGCTGGGCGGTACGCGACCTCGTCGCCCCGGTGCGTCTCGCGCTCGACCCGACCGGCGTGACCGTGGTCCGGGGCTTCGCCGGCCGACGGCACCTGGACTGGGCGGAGATCGAACGGATCGCCGTGGACGACCGGCCACGCTTCGGTCTGCGTACGGCGATCCTGGAACTCGACGCGGGTGACTCGCTGCACTTCTTCAGCCGGTACGACCTCGACGCCGATCCGGGCGAGGTGGCCGAGGCGCTACGCGCGGCCCGGTTCCATGCCGGCCCGCACCCCGCCGACCGTCCGGAACAGGACTGA